In a single window of the Lynx canadensis isolate LIC74 chromosome E2, mLynCan4.pri.v2, whole genome shotgun sequence genome:
- the LOC115503147 gene encoding zinc finger protein 345-like — MSRYKHSSLENVHLTTDWNNKVEENEGQRYLGTPFPENDDECNKYGEVFYQSANLIHTGVSIPKRESLYKYIECGKILNQSSNVGGHQRIHEGRNHCRCNQPGSMFSHSSRFSTGQTTGTGEESYIGNVCGKAFDHQQLHTGQKPYECEECGKSFKLCPTLTQHKLTHIGEKPYQCKECGNVFNQFSTLTGYQRIHTGEKTYQDKEDGKSFTRPSSLTRHQRIHTAETPSKGKRCRKTFRHHSQLSEHHRIHTEEKPYQCKECGKAFNWRTALRRHHRIHTGEKSYQCNECGKVFGYLSTFTQHRKIHTGVNPYKCNKCGKAFSHQAHLNVHHRIHIGEKPYQCKQCGKAFRYLSNCIKHRRIHTRVKPYKCKECGKAFNWHSALKTHHRIHSGGKPYQCKQCGKAFTRPSALTKHYRIHTGEKPYQCKECDEGFYWHPALKLHQRIHSGEKPYQCKECGKAFSRASVLREHHRIHTGQKPYQCKECGKAFNRLSALKTHRRIHTGVKPYQCKECGKAFFRQEHLDVHHRVHTGQKPYQCKECGKAFGFISNFIQHRRIHTGVKPYKCKECGKAFSRQAYLNVHHNIHVREKPYQCKECGKAFKGHSEHTRHQKIHSGEKPYQCKECGKAFNKQSSLRQHEGIHTGQKPYQCKECGKAFNWQSALKRHHRIHSGEKPYQCKECGKAFSRQEHLDMHHRVHTGQKPYQCKECGKAFSRQAHLSVHHRIHTGEKHYQCKECGKAFKGHSELTRHHKIHSGEKPYQCKECGKAFNCQSALKRHHRIHSGEKPYKCKECGKAFTHHSSLTNHHKIHTGD; from the coding sequence ATGAGTAGATATAAACACAGTTCCCTTGAGAATGTACACTTAACGACAGACTGGAACAACAAGGTTGAGGAGAATGAAGGGCAAAGGTATCTGGGGACTCCTTTTCCAGAGAACGATGATGAATGTAATAAATACGGGGAAGTCTTTTATCAAAGCGCCAACCTTATCCACACAGGAGTCTCTATCCCTAAGAGAGAGAgtctttataaatatattgaaTGTGGGAAAATTCTTAACCAGTCTTCCAATGTTGGTGGTCATCAGAGGATTCATGAGGGAAGAAAccattgcagatgtaatcaacCTGGGAGCATGTTTAGTCATTCATCAAGATTCAGTACAGGTCAGACAACTGGTACAGGAGAGGAAAGTTATATAGGTAACGTATGTGGCAAAGCCTTTGACCACCAGCAACTGCATACTGGACAGAAACCTTACGAATGTGAAGAGTGTGGCAAGAGCTTTAAATTGTGCCCAACCCTTACTCAACATAAGTTAACTCATattggagagaaaccttaccaatgtaaagaatgtggcaatgTCTTTAACCAGTTCTCAACCCTTACAGGGTATcaaagaattcatactggagagaaaacGTACCAAGATAAAGAAGATGGCAAGTCCTTTACCCGGCCCTCATCTCTTACAAGACATCAAAGAATTCATACTGCAGAGACACCTTCCAAAGGTAAACGATGTCGTAAGACCTTTAGGCATCATTCACAACTTTCTGAACATCACAGGATTCATACTGAGGAGAAACCTTATCAATGCAAAgagtgtggcaaggcctttaacTGGCGCACAGCCCTTAGGAGACATCACagaatccatactggagagaaatCTTACCAATGTAACGAATGTGGCAAGGTCTTTGGGTACCTCTCAACCTTTACACAACATCGCAAAATTCATACTGGAGTGAACCCTTACAAATGTAAcaaatgtggcaaggccttttcCCACCAGGCACATCTTAATGTACATCACAGAATCCATattggagagaaaccttaccaatgtaaacaatgtggcaaggcctttcgGTACTTGTCAAACTGTATAAAACATCGCAGAATTCATACCAGAGTgaaaccttataaatgtaaagaatgtggtaAAGCTTTTAACTGGCACTCAGCCCTCAAGacacatcacagaattcatagtGGAgggaaaccttaccaatgtaaacaatgtggcaaggcctttaccCGGCCCTCAGCCCTTACAAAGCATtacagaattcatactggagagaaaccttaccaatgtaaagaatgtgaTGAAGGCTTTTACTGGCACCCAGCCCTTAAGTTACATCAGAGAATCCAcagtggagagaaaccttaccaatgcAAAGAATGCGGCAAGGCCTTTTCCCGGGCCTCAGTCCTTAGAgaacatcacagaattcatactggacagaaaccttaccaatgtaaagaatgtggtaAAGCCTTTAACCGGCTCTCAGCCCTTAAGACGCATcgcagaattcatactggagtgAAACCTTACCagtgtaaagaatgtggcaaggcctttttCCGCCAGGAACATCTTGATGTACATCACAGAGTCCATACTGgacagaaaccttaccaatgtaaagaatgtggcaaggcttTTGGGTTCATCTCAAACTTTATACAACATcgcagaattcatactggagtgaaaccttacaaatgtaaagaatgtggcaaggccttttcCCGCCAGGCATATCTTAATGTACATCACAACATCCATGTTagagagaaaccttaccaatgtaaagagtgtggcaaggcctttaaaGGGCACTCAGAACATACTCGCCATCAGAAAATTCAcagtggagagaaaccttaccaatgtaaagaatgtggcaaggcctttaacAAGCAATCATCCCTGAGACAACATGAAGGAATTCATACTGgacagaaaccttaccaatgtaaagaatgtggcaaagcTTTTAACTGGCAATCGGCCCTTAAGagacatcacagaattcatagtggagagaaaccttaccagtgtaaagaatgtggcaaggccttttcCCGCCAGGAACATCTTGATATGCATCACAGAGTCCATACCGgacagaaaccttaccaatgtaaagaatgtggcaaggccttttcCCGCCAGGCACATCTTAGTgtacatcacagaattcatactggagagaaacatTACCAATGTAAAgagtgtggcaaggcctttaaaGGGCACTCAGAACTTACTCGACATCACAAAATTCAcagtggagagaaaccttaccaatgtaaagaatgtggcaaagccTTTAACTGTCAATCGGCCCTTAAGAGACATCACAGAATTCAcagtggagagaaaccttacaaatgcaaagaatgtggcaaggcctttacgCACCACTCAAGCCTTACCAACCATCACAAAATTCATACTGGAGATTGA
- the LOC116737779 gene encoding putative protein ZNF720, which yields MDKKGATGEEGEEVAVVALKAFAPTSAGISPQKSSEKSLEEERKGEMANSQGLLTFRDVAIEFSRKELGCLNHSQWELYRDVMLENYGHLLYLGLVVSKPDLVIFLEHKRDVWAVKRKETVATHPGRWN from the exons GCTACTGGTGAAGAGGGTGAAGAGGTTGCAGTGGTGGCTTTAAAGGCATTTGCTCCCACTTCAGCTGGGATTTCTCCACAAAAATCTTCTGAGAAAAGtctggaagaggagaggaaaggagaaatggcCAATTCTCAG GGATTGCTGACATTCAGGGATGTGGCCATAGAATTTTCTCGGAAAGAGTTGGGGTGCCTGAACCACAGTCAGTGGGAACTGTACAGGGATGTGATGTTAGAGAACTACGGACACCTCCTTTACTTGG GTCTTGTTGTGTCAAAGCCAGACCTGGTCATCTTTTTGGAACACAAGAGGGATGTCTGGGCtgtgaagagaaaggagacagtagCTACACACCCAGGTAGGTGGAACTGA